The following proteins are co-located in the Mesorhizobium australicum WSM2073 genome:
- a CDS encoding TPM domain-containing protein: protein MSSSRGALRNAHLSFLGLLAGILFLPFAAFAADLPALTGRVVDNAGIIDAGTRAALTQKLADFETKGSDQIVVATIPSLGGEEIEPYANRLFRFWKLGQAKENNGVLLLVAPNDRKMRIEVGYGLEGTLTDLHTKLIIENDMVPAFRAGDFPGGISKAVDDMIMVLEGNPEELEARGKRNEQAPFNSDDLFFAIFIGIWAIIFFGSIAASVLPPIFGQKLGPGRYRWLGMTFEPHRRSSSGGWSSGGGGWSSGGGSSGGGFSGGGGSSGGGGSSGGW, encoded by the coding sequence ATCTCCTCCTCAAGGGGGGCGCTACGGAACGCCCACCTTTCCTTTCTTGGCCTTCTTGCCGGCATCCTCTTCCTCCCGTTCGCCGCCTTCGCCGCCGATCTTCCGGCGCTGACCGGCCGCGTCGTCGACAATGCCGGCATCATCGATGCCGGCACACGTGCGGCGCTGACCCAAAAACTCGCCGACTTCGAGACCAAGGGCTCGGACCAGATCGTCGTCGCCACCATTCCCAGCCTCGGCGGCGAGGAGATCGAGCCCTACGCCAACCGGCTGTTCCGCTTCTGGAAGCTCGGCCAGGCCAAGGAGAACAACGGCGTCCTGCTTTTGGTCGCGCCAAACGACCGCAAGATGCGCATCGAGGTCGGGTACGGGTTGGAAGGCACGCTGACCGACCTGCACACCAAGCTGATCATCGAGAACGACATGGTGCCGGCCTTCCGCGCCGGCGATTTCCCGGGCGGCATCTCCAAGGCCGTCGACGACATGATCATGGTGCTGGAGGGCAATCCGGAAGAACTGGAAGCGCGCGGCAAGCGCAACGAGCAGGCACCATTCAATTCCGACGACCTGTTCTTCGCCATTTTTATCGGCATCTGGGCGATCATTTTCTTCGGCAGCATCGCGGCCTCGGTCCTGCCGCCGATCTTCGGCCAGAAACTCGGGCCCGGACGCTATCGCTGGCTCGGCATGACCTTCGAGCCGCACCGGCGATCATCGTCCGGCGGCTGGTCGTCCGGCGGCGGCGGTTGGTCCTCCGGCGGAGGGTCCTCCGGTGGCGGTTTTTCGGGCGGCGGCGGTTCGTCCGGCGGCGGCGGCTCCTCGGGAGGCTGGTAA
- a CDS encoding TPM domain-containing protein, translated as MARAAVPSMPGQCASRLRLALIILASLLLASIAAVAADLPALTGRVVDNAGIIDAGTRAALTQKLADFETKGSDQIVVATIPSLGGEEIEPYANRLFRFWKLGQAKENNGVLLMVAPNDRKMRIEVGYGLEGTLTDLHTKLIIENDMVPAFRAGDFSGGISKAVDDMIMVLNGNPEDLEARGRRNPADSSTPMDPVVAVFLILWATMFFGGLAMAFLPPMFGTKLSPGVYRWLGMTFRYGQGAGGSSGTSGWTTRSSGGGWSSGGSGSGWSSGSSNGGGFSGGGGSSGGGGSSGSW; from the coding sequence ATGGCCAGAGCTGCCGTCCCTTCAATGCCCGGCCAATGCGCTTCGCGGCTGCGCCTGGCCTTAATCATCCTGGCGTCTCTGCTGCTTGCCTCGATCGCCGCCGTGGCCGCCGACCTTCCGGCTCTCACCGGCCGCGTGGTCGACAATGCCGGCATCATCGATGCCGGCACACGTGCCGCGCTGACGCAGAAGCTGGCGGACTTCGAAACCAAGGGCTCCGACCAGATCGTCGTCGCCACCATTCCCAGCCTCGGCGGCGAGGAGATCGAGCCCTACGCCAACCGGCTGTTCCGCTTCTGGAAGCTCGGCCAGGCCAAGGAGAATAACGGTGTCCTGCTTATGGTCGCGCCAAACGACCGCAAGATGCGCATCGAAGTCGGCTATGGACTGGAAGGCACGCTGACCGACCTGCACACCAAGTTGATCATCGAGAACGACATGGTGCCGGCCTTCCGCGCCGGCGATTTCTCCGGCGGCATCTCCAAGGCCGTCGACGACATGATCATGGTGCTGAACGGCAATCCGGAGGACTTGGAGGCGCGCGGCCGGCGCAATCCCGCCGACAGCAGCACCCCCATGGATCCGGTCGTCGCGGTGTTCCTGATCCTGTGGGCGACGATGTTCTTCGGTGGCCTGGCAATGGCCTTCCTGCCGCCGATGTTCGGCACAAAGCTGTCGCCGGGCGTGTATCGATGGCTGGGTATGACGTTTCGTTATGGCCAGGGTGCGGGCGGATCATCCGGAACCAGCGGCTGGACGACAAGGTCGTCGGGCGGCGGCTGGTCCTCGGGTGGTTCCGGCAGTGGCTGGTCGTCGGGGTCAAGCAATGGCGGCGGGTTTTCCGGTGGCGGCGGCTCGTCCGGCGGTGGCGGTTCTTCAGGAAGCTGGTGA
- a CDS encoding TPM domain-containing protein: MATRPISPQDHERIAAAIRAAEAQTDGEIYCVVAHASDGYLAPAALMATLGMLVVSLAVAYGLEAWWLTIRLPHFVIAQLLAMACVLALLWTLPGLRIHMVPRRLRYQAAHANAVKQFLARNVHRTTARTGVLIFVSIAERYAEVVADSGIDAKVGQHVWDGVVRDLTAHAGHDRLADGFVKAIEGVGAVLAEHFPVTSGDTNELDDHLVEI, from the coding sequence ATGGCGACACGACCGATCAGCCCGCAGGATCATGAGCGCATCGCCGCTGCGATCCGCGCCGCCGAAGCGCAAACCGACGGCGAGATCTACTGCGTCGTGGCGCATGCCAGCGATGGCTACTTAGCTCCCGCAGCCTTGATGGCGACCCTCGGCATGCTGGTCGTCAGCCTCGCGGTCGCCTATGGGCTGGAGGCCTGGTGGCTCACCATCCGCCTGCCACATTTCGTCATCGCTCAGTTGCTGGCCATGGCCTGCGTGCTGGCCCTGTTGTGGACGCTGCCCGGCCTGCGCATCCATATGGTGCCGCGTCGGCTGCGCTATCAGGCTGCGCACGCCAATGCGGTCAAGCAGTTCCTCGCCCGCAACGTCCACCGCACCACGGCGCGCACCGGCGTGCTGATCTTCGTCTCGATCGCCGAGCGCTACGCAGAAGTGGTCGCCGATTCGGGCATCGACGCCAAGGTCGGCCAGCATGTCTGGGACGGCGTGGTGCGCGATCTGACCGCGCATGCCGGCCACGATCGGCTTGCCGACGGTTTCGTCAAGGCGATCGAGGGGGTCGGGGCCGTGCTGGCCGAGCATTTTCCGGTTACTTCGGGCGATACCAACGAGCTCGACGACCATCTGGTCGAAATCTGA
- a CDS encoding GNAT family N-acetyltransferase, translating to MNTLTIDIRKADPRDAGAIAEVHLEAWRGAYSGIIPHRTLTSMINRRGSDWWANAIRRAATVLVVEIGGTIAGYATIGKNRAKELKQQGEIYELYLRPEYQGIGLGRRLFSAARARLADHGLKGMVVWALEDNQNALAFYAGAGGRDIAEGVEIFEQKALKKVAFVWE from the coding sequence ATGAATACGCTGACGATCGACATTCGGAAGGCAGACCCGCGCGATGCCGGCGCCATCGCCGAAGTGCACCTCGAGGCTTGGCGCGGCGCGTATAGCGGAATCATTCCGCACCGCACGCTGACATCTATGATCAACCGTCGCGGAAGCGACTGGTGGGCCAACGCTATCCGCCGCGCCGCCACCGTCCTGGTCGTCGAGATCGGCGGCACGATCGCCGGCTACGCGACGATCGGCAAGAACCGCGCCAAGGAACTCAAGCAGCAGGGCGAGATCTACGAATTGTACCTGCGCCCGGAATATCAGGGCATCGGGCTCGGCAGGCGGCTGTTTTCGGCGGCCAGGGCACGTCTCGCCGACCATGGGCTGAAAGGCATGGTGGTGTGGGCGCTGGAAGACAATCAGAACGCACTTGCCTTCTATGCCGGGGCCGGCGGCCGCGACATCGCCGAAGGGGTCGAGATTTTCGAGCAGAAGGCGCTGAAGAAGGTCGCCTTCGTCTGGGAGTGA
- the ppa gene encoding inorganic diphosphatase, whose product MRIEAIATGKNPPEDVNVIIEVPIGGEPIKYEMDKEAGTLFVDRFLHTSMRYPGNYGFVPHTLSGDGDPIDVLICNTRALVPGCVINVRPIGVLIMEDNAGQDEKIIAVPSPKLTLRYENVTEYTQLPDITRQQVQHFFEHYKDLEPGKWVKIEGWHDSKYAKRMIMDAIDRAKASK is encoded by the coding sequence ATGCGCATCGAAGCTATAGCCACCGGAAAGAATCCGCCTGAGGACGTCAATGTCATCATCGAGGTGCCGATCGGCGGCGAGCCGATCAAGTACGAGATGGACAAGGAGGCCGGCACGCTGTTCGTCGACCGCTTCCTGCACACCTCGATGCGCTACCCCGGCAATTACGGTTTCGTGCCGCACACGCTGTCGGGCGACGGCGACCCGATTGACGTGCTGATCTGCAACACGCGCGCCTTGGTGCCGGGCTGCGTGATCAACGTGCGGCCGATCGGCGTGCTGATCATGGAAGACAATGCCGGCCAGGATGAAAAGATCATCGCGGTGCCGTCACCGAAGCTGACACTGCGCTACGAGAACGTCACCGAATACACGCAGCTGCCCGACATCACGCGCCAGCAGGTGCAGCACTTCTTCGAGCACTACAAGGATCTGGAACCCGGCAAATGGGTCAAGATCGAGGGCTGGCATGATTCCAAATACGCCAAGAGGATGATCATGGACGCGATCGACCGGGCGAAGGCGAGCAAGTAG
- a CDS encoding TetR/AcrR family transcriptional regulator has translation MPSDKNIELTISDGHASAPPKAAKKILDVAYDLFYRRGIRAIGVDEIVKRAGVTKPSLYRSFPSKDELAASYLRQYDLEYWERFDEAVAANPGDPRAQIKAFLTRIGKRTQVADYRGCGMTNAAVEYPDHSHPARVVSEANKQELRRRLRAMAAAMGAQDPDTLGDGLLLLIEGAYISGQLFGLGGPAQSVARNADLLIEASLKK, from the coding sequence ATGCCAAGCGACAAAAATATTGAACTGACCATCAGCGACGGCCATGCGTCGGCGCCACCGAAGGCCGCCAAGAAGATCCTCGACGTGGCCTATGACCTATTCTACCGGCGCGGTATCCGGGCGATCGGCGTCGACGAAATCGTCAAGCGTGCCGGCGTCACCAAGCCAAGCCTCTATCGCAGCTTTCCCTCCAAGGACGAGCTGGCCGCCTCCTACCTCAGGCAATACGATCTTGAATATTGGGAGCGTTTCGACGAGGCCGTCGCCGCCAACCCCGGCGACCCGCGCGCTCAGATCAAGGCTTTCCTGACCCGTATCGGCAAGCGAACGCAAGTGGCGGACTATCGCGGCTGCGGCATGACCAATGCGGCGGTCGAATATCCCGACCACAGCCATCCGGCTCGCGTCGTCAGCGAGGCCAACAAGCAGGAATTGCGCCGCCGCCTGCGCGCCATGGCGGCTGCGATGGGCGCGCAAGACCCCGACACGCTGGGCGACGGGTTGCTGCTGCTTATCGAAGGCGCCTATATCAGCGGCCAACTGTTCGGCCTCGGCGGCCCCGCGCAGTCGGTTGCCCGCAACGCCGACCTGCTGATCGAAGCCAGCTTGAAGAAATAG
- a CDS encoding MFS transporter, which translates to MIAQSRPFGQRYAFVVVGVIFLCLLIAAGLRSAPSVMMLPLENSFGWRRDVISLAAGVGILLYGLTGPFAAALMERIGLRRTLLASLVVMSASTTLSLLMTKPWHLFITWGVFSGIGSGAVASVLGATIVNRWFKTNRGLVMGLMSASSATGMLIFLPLIASLAQSGGWQPVVIAVAIATAALIPLVWLLVPERPASIGMVRYGAQADDVPPTSPASQGNFLAHTLSTLRRAAGTRVFWYLFATFFVCGFTTNGLVGTHLIAFCGDMGIGEVQAAGLLSMMGIFDLIGTTLSGWLTDRYDPRKLLGVYYAIRGLSLIYLPYSGFSATSLIIFAVLYGLDWIATVPPTLRLANEAFGDRSGPIVFGWIVAGHQVGAAAAAAFGGTMRELQGNYELAFLIAGMTAIAAACISLLINTSRPAFDPEPQAA; encoded by the coding sequence ATGATAGCTCAATCCCGTCCCTTTGGCCAGCGCTACGCTTTCGTGGTGGTGGGCGTCATCTTCCTCTGCCTGCTGATCGCGGCCGGCCTGCGCTCGGCGCCTTCCGTCATGATGCTGCCGCTCGAAAACAGCTTCGGCTGGCGGCGCGACGTCATTTCGCTGGCCGCGGGCGTCGGCATCCTGCTCTATGGGCTGACCGGTCCGTTCGCCGCCGCGCTCATGGAGCGCATCGGGCTGCGCCGCACGCTGCTGGCGTCGCTGGTGGTGATGTCGGCTTCGACCACGCTCAGCCTGCTGATGACCAAGCCATGGCATCTGTTCATCACCTGGGGCGTTTTTTCCGGCATCGGATCCGGCGCTGTCGCCAGCGTCCTTGGCGCCACCATCGTCAACCGCTGGTTCAAGACCAATCGCGGTCTTGTCATGGGGCTGATGTCGGCCTCCAGCGCCACCGGCATGCTGATTTTCCTGCCGCTCATCGCCTCGCTCGCCCAGTCAGGCGGCTGGCAGCCTGTCGTCATCGCTGTCGCGATCGCCACCGCGGCGTTGATCCCTCTGGTCTGGTTGCTGGTGCCGGAGCGCCCGGCCTCGATCGGCATGGTGCGTTATGGGGCCCAGGCGGATGATGTGCCGCCGACTTCGCCCGCATCACAAGGCAATTTCCTGGCGCATACGCTCAGCACGCTGCGCCGCGCCGCCGGCACGCGGGTTTTCTGGTACCTGTTCGCCACTTTCTTCGTCTGTGGCTTCACCACCAACGGGCTGGTCGGCACGCATTTGATCGCCTTCTGCGGCGACATGGGCATCGGCGAGGTGCAGGCCGCCGGCCTGTTGTCTATGATGGGCATTTTCGACCTGATCGGCACCACGCTGTCCGGCTGGCTCACCGACCGCTACGACCCGCGCAAGCTGCTCGGCGTCTACTATGCCATTCGTGGCCTGTCGCTGATCTATTTGCCCTATTCCGGCTTCTCGGCAACCAGCCTGATCATCTTCGCGGTGCTCTATGGTCTCGACTGGATCGCCACCGTGCCGCCGACTTTAAGGCTCGCCAACGAGGCCTTCGGCGACCGCAGCGGGCCGATCGTGTTCGGCTGGATCGTGGCCGGCCATCAGGTGGGTGCCGCCGCCGCCGCTGCCTTCGGCGGCACCATGCGCGAACTGCAGGGCAACTACGAACTGGCGTTCCTGATTGCCGGCATGACGGCGATCGCGGCGGCTTGTATTTCGCTCCTGATCAACACCAGCCGGCCGGCCTTCGATCCCGAACCGCAGGCGGCTTGA